A region from the Lolium perenne isolate Kyuss_39 chromosome 4, Kyuss_2.0, whole genome shotgun sequence genome encodes:
- the LOC127347592 gene encoding large ribosomal subunit protein P2A-like, with protein sequence MKLVAAYLLACLAGNPSPNKDDVRKILDSVGTEVEEDKMEMLFKEVEGKDVLELLAAGREKFAYAPTGGSAGMDSAPAASSGGATAAENKKEEKAEEKMEEEEDDNMLSLFDD encoded by the coding sequence ATGAAGCTCGTGGCGGCGTACCTGCTGGCCTGCCTGGCTGGGAACCCGAGCCCGAACAAGGACGACGTCCGCAAGATCCTCGACTCGGTGGGCACCGAGGTGGAGGAAGACAAGATGGAGATGCTCTTCAAGGAGGTCGAGGGCAAGGACGTGCTCGAGCTCCTCGCAGCCGGCAGGGAGAAGTTCGCCTACGCGCCCACTGGCGGCAGTGCTGGTATGGACTCGGCTCCCGCCGCCTCCTCCGGGGGCGCCACTGCTGCCGAGAATAAGAAGGAAGAGAAGGCGgaggagaagatggaggaagaggaggacgacaacATGTTAAGCCTCTTCGACGACTAA